A genome region from Blautia coccoides includes the following:
- the plsY gene encoding glycerol-3-phosphate 1-O-acyltransferase PlsY, which yields MLVRIVSLLIGYAFGLFQTSYIYGRKNGIDIREHGSGNAGTTNALRTLGKKAGAVTLLGDCLKCALAILAVYLLFGKSHPQLVRLLELYAGAGCILGHNFPFYLHFKGGKGIAASVGLVAAFDWRLFLICAVVFFTAFFLSHYVSLGSLLGYFFFAVGVIVSGQIGRYDVDPGVLHEMYILALFLMALAFWRHRQNIVRLIRGNENKIYLGKH from the coding sequence ATGCTGGTACGAATTGTAAGTCTGCTGATTGGTTATGCGTTTGGTCTGTTCCAGACCTCTTATATTTACGGCAGAAAAAACGGAATTGATATCCGGGAACACGGAAGCGGAAATGCGGGGACCACAAATGCGCTCCGCACGCTGGGCAAGAAGGCAGGGGCTGTTACCCTTCTGGGTGACTGCCTGAAATGCGCCCTGGCGATCCTGGCAGTCTATCTGCTCTTCGGCAAAAGCCATCCGCAGCTGGTAAGGCTGCTGGAGCTGTATGCCGGTGCTGGATGTATACTGGGTCATAACTTCCCTTTCTATCTGCATTTTAAAGGAGGAAAAGGGATCGCAGCCTCTGTAGGTCTGGTGGCAGCTTTTGACTGGCGTCTTTTTTTGATCTGTGCCGTGGTATTTTTTACAGCTTTTTTCCTGAGTCACTACGTGTCTCTGGGATCTCTGCTGGGATATTTCTTTTTTGCGGTAGGCGTGATCGTCTCAGGGCAGATAGGCAGATATGATGTAGACCCGGGCGTTTTGCACGAGATGTACATACTGGCACTGTTTCTGATGGCATTGGCCTTCTGGCGGCACAGGCAGAACATTGTGCGTTTGATCCGCGGCAATGAAAATAAAATTTATCTGGGGAAACATTAA
- a CDS encoding NAD(P)H-dependent glycerol-3-phosphate dehydrogenase: MAKVSVIGAGSWGTALAMLLCGNGHDTVLWSHREEQAEELRRTREHKAKLPGVRLPEGITITSSLEEALEGKDVIVLAVPSVAVRSTARKMNPYIRYGQLIVNVAKGIEEHTLTTLTDMIEEEIPNSQACVLSGPSHAEEVSRNLPTTCVVGAKRKETAEYLQNIFMSPSFRVYISPDMLGIELGGALKNVIALAAGTADGLGYGDNTKAALITRGMAEIARLGIAMGASPDTFYGLSGIGDLIVTCASVHSRNRKAGFLMGQGRTMQEAMDEVNMVVEGVFSAKAGRELAEKYQVEMPIIEQVNRVLFEGKSPAEAVSDLMVRDKKIESWDGSWK, translated from the coding sequence ATGGCAAAAGTAAGTGTGATTGGTGCAGGAAGCTGGGGAACCGCCCTGGCTATGCTGCTTTGCGGCAATGGACATGACACGGTTTTGTGGTCCCACAGGGAGGAACAGGCAGAAGAGCTTCGCAGGACAAGGGAACATAAGGCGAAACTGCCGGGTGTCAGACTGCCGGAGGGTATCACGATCACCAGCAGTCTGGAGGAGGCCCTGGAGGGAAAAGATGTGATCGTCCTGGCAGTGCCTTCCGTGGCGGTCCGCTCTACTGCCAGGAAGATGAACCCCTATATCCGTTATGGCCAGCTCATTGTAAATGTGGCAAAGGGAATCGAGGAGCATACGCTCACAACGCTAACGGATATGATAGAGGAAGAGATACCGAATTCCCAGGCATGCGTTCTCTCGGGACCAAGCCATGCGGAAGAAGTCAGTAGGAATCTGCCTACTACCTGTGTGGTGGGGGCAAAAAGAAAAGAAACTGCGGAATATCTGCAGAATATTTTTATGAGTCCTTCGTTCCGTGTGTATATTAGTCCCGATATGCTGGGAATTGAATTGGGCGGCGCTCTGAAAAACGTTATTGCCCTGGCAGCAGGAACAGCGGACGGACTTGGATACGGGGATAATACAAAAGCGGCACTGATTACCCGTGGTATGGCAGAAATCGCAAGACTGGGAATTGCCATGGGAGCAAGTCCTGATACTTTTTACGGACTTTCTGGAATCGGCGATCTGATCGTTACCTGTGCCAGTGTCCACAGCCGTAACCGAAAAGCGGGATTCCTCATGGGACAGGGACGTACCATGCAGGAGGCTATGGATGAGGTAAATATGGTGGTGGAGGGTGTTTTCTCTGCAAAGGCCGGAAGAGAACTGGCAGAAAAATACCAAGTGGAGATGCCCATCATTGAACAGGTGAACCGGGTGCTCTTTGAGGGGAAAAGTCCGGCGGAGGCAGTTTCGGACCTGATGGTAAGAGATAAGAAAATTGAATCCTGGGACGGCAGTTGGAAATGA